TCATCCATAGACAGCCATTCGCTGCTTTCCTTGCACCctataaaaagtaattaaaaaatataatattataaattttgtaacaaaatatgtCAGGCATGAGAAATTGTATTGTCTTATATTACTACATACATGTATACAAGCGTACATGTTAAGATAAAAACAgttatttccaaaattataaacCTACACAAAAAGAATAGTAGACAAATATATCTTGGGAGTTCttatgataatttaaaaatagaagTGAGATATTGTCTTGCAGCAGTGCCCTGTAGTTCTTTTGCGAGCTGTCAGATAGCTACACCAGTCTCTTCCATAAGCCCCCTTGTTTTAGCAGTGTACTTGCACAAAGTCGATTTGTGTTCTGTTTCTACCACCACCCAAGAGATGGCGCTCCGCTAACGACAAAATCAAGATATTGATGCAGATGTATCTTTGCTAtccactcggaaatcttcggaacctttcggcccagaagccgacccccccccccccccccccatacccaAACTTCTTTTGAAATCAAGCTCCTATTTTAAATAAGCGTTGTTCCCAGACTGACCACCTCGAATCATCGGCCAGCAAGACTTCTGTCTGTCATCGTACGAAAATGTAGTCAGCTAgtcaagggatgttttccctaatttttatattaaccaGTAATAAGTCAGTCTGTGTGTCTAGTAGAAATTTGTTATACCTTGCTAACTTCCTAATCATCCCAATTTATGGAAGCGTCCGCGGCAACCGCGCGTGTTCGGTGCTTGTCTTCGTCTCGCATCCTGACGGGCTGCCTTCCGGAGCGCTAGGAGCCACTCCCTGTTTGGTGAGCTTTTGCCAACATTTTTATTCTCAGACCATCACCGTTTTTGGTGGCCACTTTTGCCCATTTACTGACTGTCTGTGAACAGTTCTGACCATGTTGTATTTGGGCCTGTTCACAGACAGAGTTCAAGAGTCTGGAGCGGGCATGAAGACCGCACCCTTTTTCCCTTCCTCGGGGACCCAGGACGGCTAGGGCGCCCTGGTAGCCCGCAACACATCACATTCGGCCAGCTAATTTCAAATCTCCATACTTCCAAATTCTCAGTGATGTCTACAGCACGACAATTAGATTACTACTTTGAAGAGACTGAAACATCCGAAACTATTACTTACCAGTCTTTAATAACTCTAAGCACTAAGAATTAAaactctgggattgtttatttttactttttattgtttCTTATTCTGTTTAACTATGTCAAAGGACacctaataataatattttttttaattattaaggcCGGCCCATACATCAAAAGttatagttttaatatatttgccAACCCATAAagcaaatgttataattttaatatatttggcaAAACATATACGTAAGTTAAGTTACTGTTTAACCTGTTTACTGAGATCATGTTTTGTTGGTTTATGTTAAACTTaatgaaaagtaaaataaatatagaggcACAGATATATAGACGAAAtcacatttgttattttttttgtactaaaaaACTTAAGATCCACCAGGCtcctaaagtttattttttaagggGACATTTACATTACACCAGGAGAAGTGTGTGTGACAACAGAAGCACAGCACGGTGGTGCTAATATTCCAGACAGTTTATCAGTTACAGAGACTTTCGGTGCTTTCTTCCTGTGTATACAGTGTTttcttgcataatcgtcgcacattttattctaaaatccagtttgaaaagtaggggtgtgatgattgtacggaaatttttttttctgttagataaagtatttataaaaacaaaacccattcatggaaagtacgtttatttacaaagtgaagtataaaagaaatcaccaaacaatttaatttaataagtcatgcaacaaaaacctttcttcaaacttaaatagaaaaacaaaatctgtgatccaaatgcaagccgaacgaacgcaTAACTACCGTAGTAAATACAAGTGAGTgggatatcaaatgtagttaactcggttcCGCATAGAGAgcgcgcattgcatgcaatcggcgagatatcgatattcaactacatgtgcgcgctctatacgggaagcaacataaccaagcAGTAATGATTggaacgagcgctggctacatttttgtaagcggtacactttGGCGACACAGACAAACAATGAagattataacatttaaaaagtctttaaaataaaatttacacatcagacagcttCGCATTTCCGTTATTGAAATAAGTACGcggtaatttctgaataaatattatatttatactttaaaatacatagttttatatggaaaagatacctacacaaaacacttggcatctaatagcgggaccaataACATAATGCAACCTTtatgcgagaggttttttttaaatccaaattttgacgccctaaaatatgggtgcgaagATTACGTGCGTACGACAATTATGTGATTAAAGAGGGTATATCTCATGATGAGAAAAAGGCAGGTGTTAGCTCCCACAGGAAGCTGCAAATTTATCAGGGTTTAGTGGCAGCTAATCAGAAAGGGCTTTGTgatttgaatgttttatttttacagaaacaCCTTGATGCGAGGGTAATGTATTTTATGTGGCACTGTGTCCTCGTATGTAAGAGCTGTGTTGTGACTGCGTGGTGAGGTCACACTTCCGCCCCTTTCCTGCGTGGCTGCAGGCAGTTGCGTAGCCCCGTCGGTCGTTCAAGTACTACGCGGGGCGGTGGCTCACTGAAAAATATTATGAGCGAATAGAGGCGGACAATTTCACGTCTGGGGTCAGGGCCGTGCCGCAGTTAATGTAATTATACTTTGTTTCTTTCTTTCAATTTTCGCACATTTGCGACTAAAAGTTTAGGCCCCAGATGTACGGCGGAGGCCAGGGTGGACAGGTGGTCACCGGGACCTACTTCCGAGCTTCGGAACCTCGGTGATCGGCAAAAGTGGGCGTTTTCTTTTGATCACATCGTGTAACGGACTCGTAATTTTTCACCAGAGAAGAATAATTTACAAGTTTTATTTCTActattttatacaaaaacaaatcaataaCAGTTTTTGGATAATTAGTAGTCCTACACAGTCTTTTACAACCAACTACCTGCAACAtgcaaccaaaataatttaaaatatttctttttttttatgcgcAAGGAACGATTGTCTTGGCCAGGCACAAATGTGACTTGCCGCAGACCAGGCGAGTTTGAGGCTGCAGTAGTTCTCAACACCGCTTGATGGGAACTGGTGCTCCCCGCAGATACACACCTGAGAGcgaggctgctgctgctgctactgctAGCTGCTCGCACGCCTGGAAGTCCTCTACGGTTACCTCTTCCTTCACCGCCGGAGCGGGCGCGGTAATGGGCCACTCTCCATCAGCCTCGTCTTCACTCTGCCACGTACATCACACCAGACAATCAACTACAGCCTGTGAGGTTTTCTGAGTGTAATCATTaagtcaaatatatatatatatatatatatatatatatatatatatatatatatatatatatatcttcacacACACAAGCCTTAACTGATGAGTTGGTATGAGAAGTTTTcatattacagtagaacccctcatatccgaccttcccacaaccgactcctccggatatccgacctagtctccgtggttggcgagcctgttcagacttgaaaaagtgacgcatctacatgtcttcgtgtcgcaaactgtcagttcggacgtGATTGTTGGTGCAGAATGTGCTcctactataatcttgtactgttctgtgtgtgtttttttaaacgtaacgtaatgtattGTGGGTAGAAAAAGTGCagggacacttccgcaaaatcaagatttggcaaaactgaaacaaaaatacattactgaattctttaaataaggtatgcttacattgtattcatcttatcatttataatttaacaaaagtaaaAGTTTGAAATGcttacagcaacatttttacaaataaagctgtattactgtacatactgtatagatggaaaaagcgtttttttttttgctcctacggatatccgaccttttggccgttccgaccatggcccggtcccgtcatggtcggatatgtgagGTTATACTGTACAATCATAAGCCTACAGTTAAACTTcacaaagtaataaaaataaaggggCATAGCTATCAAATAATGAATCACAACTCATTGCttgttttggtaaatatgtagagtaacggtagatgcggaaaaaaatgctaaaaatcagaaaatacttttattctatgctctttcacttcctcttttcaaatcaaccgggggaggtaagaaattccaaatactttaggagatatcgaattttttaattttcatcacaatacctgcgtattcatgcggcgatcaacattgtttcttgtttacgagtatctattatgtttcttattggacaattttgtcacgtgacagttccgtgattggccagtattcaaatgaaccaatacgtgattatttatttatttattgttcaatacgatgtttaattaaatgGTCAACTTCTGCCATTTGATAatttgtttctaattttaaagacttattttttatttggatattgttgcgcaagtaataagtaacaaaaaatttttacgtgagttgttaatgttcatcatttgtccgggttttgttaggtcaggtcagttacattataaataatttaaaactaaagaaccattgaaattaattcacattatttttaatgtccgcttagtttgaaagtatttataatgtaactgacctgacctaatcgaccattttagttcctactgttcatcctttgtccaggtttgtttggtcaggtcagttacattataaatatgtattttaaaactaaacagccattaaatttaattcacattattttttatgtccgcttagtttgaaagtattaataatgtaactgacctgacataatcgaccattttatttattacgcaatACGCATTCAttaacacacggcaaaataaaaaatggagtCGTTCGAACGGTtatacaggtgttgtattgctaaattaaaacattcaatatctcctaaagtatttggaatttcttacctccgccggttgatttgaaaagaggaagtgaaagagcatagaataaaagtattttcggatttttagcatttttttcgcatataccgcgactctacatatttacccttatTTTTCCCCCTTAAGTTAATGTGATTAAATACAATGTGAACCAGTATCAGACAGTGAACTCAAAAAACTGTGCATTCACACTAAGTACTACGAGATAAAATGTGcttcccaacaaaaaaaaaaaaagagtaaaaagaCTAACTGTACTTCAGTCGGTCCATATTGTAATTTcagtaaaacaataatttaaaactgaGTAAAATGATGTAAGAAAAATgacaaaattgtttattaatgTTTTACATTCACAAATGTCAAATTTTATAATTACCTAAACAACATTAATAAGTTCAAACAATACCATTTCCGATTGCTTATATGTTTGTCAAGAAACCTGCGACTGTAGAACATTACAGCTATCGGCACTGACCTTGATCTCCTCCTTCACGGACAGTATCTCCGTCTGAACCAGCCGAGGCCTCGCTGGGTCCTGCTCTATGCACACGCCGTTGGCCATCGCCTGCGACAACACACCTGACACCAGCGCAGGGTCGGTCGTGTCTGCATTCACCTCGACGTCTCAAGTGAAGTACTTCTTGCACACTTCATGACGAAACACTACCATTCTGAAAGGAAAAaagaagggggttgtctgtaaagtcactTTACGGACCATAATTTTATgtgatgtcataagaaaacattgatcaaaaattgcatactttttaattttcaaatattatttacagtttttgcaaatttaatttaaatgatgtgtttaaatataatcacgaacaattagttaaaaagcccgccttaacctgtttgatattacagaagatcttctcgcacggtggttggccggttttcgcatgctcggctcaggcggaacgtgacaatgagtcatgctttttattgcgtgcagccggcgttcattcatctataagacgttatcaagtcaaaaaaaactttttgaaagtTGTATTTAAAAGACTTGTAAAATCATTTCCACTTTATATTTGACTGGTGGTTTCAATGCACATATATACcgataaaaatttgaaacaaatagAATCATAAAGTAAACTGCTGTAATACAAGTGGCACTAATAAAGTGTTACTAATTTCAGTTAAACATTGTTCTTCCAATAAAACCGAttgttggaagaaaaaaattaacaatatttttggcTAGCTTATCATGTTTGAAGCGACCTACACTTAACCCGTCTGGGCTTGTCAAGTACACCACAAAGGCAATTGAAGTACGCAAGGTCACAAGTACACAACTGTGTACTTCAAATCAGGCATAGCCTCACGGCATGTCAACCCAACTAGGCAGCTCTGCCCAAAACCATCCATTAAATTGGTTTGTATAAGTGATGGTccaacactgaaaaaaaataattccgatGTTGGTTCCGATAATTAATGTTTCACTGATTCAGTGGTGGGGGAAGAGTACATATGCAAGCGGATATGGTAGGCTAGAACGATGGACAGAGGAGAATGGGTGTCGCTGAATGTTGGAAAGACAAAGGCGGTTAGATTCATGCGGAAGAGGAAGATTACGAGGGAAGCGTTTCACTGGCAACGGCAGGAGATAAAGAAGGACGTCGAGTTTAAGTACCCGGGGGCAACCCTGCAC
The window above is part of the Bacillus rossius redtenbacheri isolate Brsri chromosome 13, Brsri_v3, whole genome shotgun sequence genome. Proteins encoded here:
- the LOC134538525 gene encoding uncharacterized protein LOC134538525 isoform X3, which produces MANGVCIEQDPARPRLVQTEILSVKEEIKSEDEADGEWPITAPAPAVKEEVTVEDFQACEQLAVAAAAASLSVSHRPA